The genome window agacgaggaggaggagcaccCCATAGCTTACCCAATGTGCGCTTGATGGACTTGACGGAGAAGTAGTTGCGTGACGTGTCCAGCAAAAGTCCGCGCCATTTGTAGACGGGTGCATCGCTGATGCTGGCGTTCGCTGTCACCTGGAGTTCGCGGCGAATGTCGTCGTAGACAATCAGTTGATTGAGCGTCTCCAGTGCATGGCGTGCGCCATAAAAGTTGTCCGCCGTAATGTTGGCAGTCACCTGTCCAGCGGTGGAGTTGGTGCCAATTTGCAGCACATAGCTCTCGTCGGTGTCGAGGGTGAGGCGTGTGGGCTTCGCACTATCAGCGGTATTTATGACTACCGCCAATTGATAGCCACCCGAACGCAGCAGCTTGAGATTGGGTATCTTGGCATGCACCAAGTCCATCCAACGTCGCTCGGTGTCCCGCCAAACTTTGTCCCTTTTATTGACTCCGCCAGGCCTTTGGATTTTAATATTGGTGATGTCCACTTGACGCATCAGCGGTTCCAGCTGCACAGCACCTGTGGGCTTGGGCCACAGTGTGCCAATACTGCTGCTGCAGAAGAGACGGCAGACGGGCAGACTGATTGCCTTGGCAAAGTTGTCCTCGCTCAGCTCCACCTTGCGACAGACGCCAGAGTGGCATTCGTAGCCGTAAACCAGATCGCTGTCACAATGCAAAAATGAGAACTTTCAACTTGGAATACTTATATTATATCTATTATGTACTTACTCGGCTCCCGCAGCTGCCCCAGGTGTTGGCAGACAGCCAAAGGCCAACGAAACGCTTAATGCCACTGCAAGCGGCAACAACTTcattttgctgctttttttgtgttgttagtttttataacaacaataatcaatCGAACGCACGGGGAATAATAAACAGACAATCTGAAACGGGTTTTCTTAGCTTACGTTACGTATTCCCGTTTAAACTGAGCGCTATGAAAGCGAACAGCAAATAAACCAGTGTCGAGGGCTCTTCAGCGCCAACTGACGCCTTTGTTTTGCTGCGCGGTCAATTTATCGGTTCGGCAACACTCGACATCGATTGCGATTACTCTGATACACATACAgtcacacccacacacacacttgtgcACATCAGTGCAGGCAATGCAGCTGTTTTTCCGTTAGATGTGGTTATGATTAGTGTGCAAGTCTATCAAAAGAACATAACAATGTAATCATGTATTATTATTCACTttgaatatgtatatttacaaaatttgtttagaTACATTTGTTATAGATAGCGTGTTATTATTAGATGTTTTAAGGAAGCGTAGTATTAAATATCTGTCTGAATTtgaaaagaaaccaaaacaaaaggGCCTGCTTGTCTAGATATAGATACGttaatgaattaatatttCTAAGATAAATTTACTTTGTGTTGTTCAAAtagattataaaaatattcacataaaaacaataaacattcACTAACATCCACGAAAAAACGAAGCATGCAAAGCGACTTTGCTTACTAATAATTTACTTAGTAATACAGTGACTCCAATAATTTTTTACGGCGAAGCTCCATTTTcctttaatttgttatattaaacTTATGCGGGTATAGCTAgtcagagagggagagttatTTTAGAAAAAGCTAACATACAATAAGTAATAAGGAATTTTGAACTATGGCTTAATATATTGAAGAAACTTCTTAGCTCCACTTCTGCAAAATCGGCTgataaaaatgttcaaatgtTGAAAAACTCGTTTAGCAATTTTTAATGGCTCTTTCAGCTAAAACGGAGGTTTACAGTTGGCAACACTGATTCAGACGCAAGCCGAGGCTcgctcacacatacacaagttACGTGAGTGTTTGTTGTTATGTCGAAGAGCAgattacatacatttgcttTTAACTATCGTTCTTGTTCGTCAagtcatattttaaaataccgcaaaaaagCACTAGAAGATAGCAAAAGTGGCTGTAAATCTTGGTGAAAGCTCCTTAggtacatataaatatattaacacTTAATTTGTGCCTCCTGCGATTTCGCAATATCTATTAAAAACACATAATATATGCAAGGTCATCGACCTACCGGAAATATGCATAGAACATTAGTTTATATTTCTATTGGGTTCTTAACGATTACATTATCTTTATTAGCTACTCTACACTATGTGGGATTTGCGCCCTTCTGCGTTAAGGTGTTATCCTCATAAGTCTCTAGCACGTCAGCCAAATGCTCGTTATCTCTCGGCTTCTTGAACTGTCGCTTTTTGTTCGCCGCCTTCTTACGCTTCGGCACGGGTTTCTTAAGGCCATGGTCTTGCATCGAACGAATAccttgtaaaatataaaacaatagGTAATTGGTTGGctgcatattgaaaatgcatttggcTTTCACCTTGTTTCTCGAGGTATTCATCAATTTTGGCATCGTCCATTGCATCGACTGTTGCGGAACGCCAAAGCTTCTGAAACTCGTCGTCCACCTAATAAATGAGTAGAATTAGTTTAGTAAGGCATATAACAGATAAGCGTAAAACTTTTCTTCGGAGCTTACGGCAAAATTCGCGGTTCTGTCATTGTAGAAGAGTATCTTCTTTTTGTCAATGGGTCGCACAATGAACAATATTTCGGCAGCGCGATTTTTCAAAACCTTTTCACAATGTGGCAGCGATTCTTGCACATCCTCTAGTAAAATGCCGCCAAGTCCCTTTAAGTCGTGCTGCTTCAGCAATCGCATCAGAGTCTTGCCGTCTTTGATTTTGTAAACGGGCTTGAAGCTGAACTTTTGTCCATCCGGAGTAACATCTATTTTGGGATTATTGCTAAGCGCTTCACCAGCCAACCACTGCAACGAATAGCAAGATGCACATTATTGTATTGGTCATAAAAGAAAAGGGAACCATCATGGCTTACATTCTTCACCGATTGGCCTATATCTAGCTGGTTGGTTTCATCAAGGATCTCTTCAATACTCAATGGATGATCATCGCCATCCTGATGGCGGGTGCGCATAAATTTCACTATTTTGGCCAAGACTCCAAAACGATATTGGGAACTTCCAGACATGGTTTTGTATCTACAGAACAAGTATATATCATATTGGATGATCTGGGTCAGCATGTGAGCACTTACGTAGAAGCATCAAGCTTGGGTGCCGTTGGAGGGCGCATTTTCTTTTGGGAATCATCTCTGCTCGGCGGTGGCGGCGCTCTTTCCGTTCTGGTTTTCTTCTCAACGCtgcacatacaaaaaaaaacaacacgaTATGTATTAAAACGCGACTTGTTAGCAGAAAGGTTGGGGAACTTACGTTGGCGTAGCCATCGCCCGTTTTTTGAACGCCTCGCGTTCCCGAAGCAGTGCGGGAtccattattatttatttttaagctttTTCGGTATTtactaaaagaaaatttgatattttagaatatttacaatttgcttCAACCAAAAGCAGCTGTTGACTGAGTCAGGGTGACCGTAGTTGGTGATATATAGATTTccaaaaacataccaaattgtaCCACAATCATTGATTACTAGATGGTTACCCTAAGagcagtatattttatacagtATTTTACCCGATTGCCGATTTTTAGtcgatatttatataattcgATAACCAAATAGAACCACAGCAAAAAGGTTCATGGCGCTCATTTTCAAAAACACTATTAAAAACAAAGTCAGTTATATTTTGGtaatttcgtttatttttatcgCTTTAAGGGCTTTACATAATAGTTGTATATAATTATGTCATATTTGAGTGATTAAATTTCTATGCAGAAATCTACGATCGGTAAGcttgctttttaaatatatattcttatctTTGTCGGAATACGTTAGTAAATTGTACAACGAGTTCGTTTCTTGTATATAGTTTCTTGGTTTTTGTATTATGGTAAGGGTAATGCGATAGATACGATAGTCCAGTTAgtggttggtttttttttttgttttttgcattcATTGTTTCATGGTTTCGTTGGCTCCGTTTAGGTCTGGTCTTTATTGGGTCTCTTCAGTACAAACagcgcacacaaaaacaagtcAAAATTGTGTAAAGTTGGTTGTTTGGTAGTTCTTGTTTTCTCGTATCTTGTTTCCGTTTTCCGTGTCTGTTCACTTCTGTTCACTCGTGTTTTCACTCAGTTttgattgtgattgttgtgGTTCTCGTTCTGGTTGATTCCGTAGTGTTTTTTGGGCGGTTGTTGGTCAGTTGAACTGTTTAATTGATCTGTTTTCTGTAAACTACTCGTACATTATGTTCTTTTTTGTTAAGTAGTATGTTGTTGTCAGTGGGGTCTGTGGAAATAGAAagataaaaatagtttttgctTATTATGTTTGTTCGTGGTCGATGATCGGCAGGATCGTCAAATTGCTGCTGAATTTTTGAGGGCGTTTTAGTTAAGTTACAAGTACAGAAGAACGGCGGTAGTATCTAATTGTAATAGAACAGTCTGAATATACGATAAgtctatatttttttgtgtacatacataataataataagcaagATTTTTGGATCTTTCTTACACTAAACACTAACAACTTACCTCAGATCAGGCGTTCAACGCATTCCAAAACTATGGctacattaatatatatagatacacAGGATcagcattaaaaaaatgtataacttACACTTAATTTCGTCGTAATCGCTTCCTGCCACTATCGTCACCATCGGAGCCACTTCGTTCCTCCGCTTCCATAACCTTTATTTTAGTGCCACAGATTTCTGCACCATTCAATACAGTTATTGCCTTTTGGGCACTTTCCCGTTCCGAATATTTGACGTATCCGCAATTTTTATTCGGCAGCAGATAGACATCAATAAGTCCTTTCCAGCAGGAGAATATATTCTTCAATATTGAGTGCGGCAGATTctaaaatgtaatttgcaattctaagtaaaaaaaaaaattaattttaactaGTTTACTTACAGCTGAGAGCACAATAAAAAGCCTTTGAGCAACTTGAGAATCGGGAGATGCAAGTGGTTGTGTTGGTGGCAAAGGTACATTGCAAATAGCGTCCTTTTTTAGTTCGTTCTGTAAAGTACGAGTAGAGTAAAATCacgcaaaataaaatttgagaTATTTCACATACTGTCTATAAACGAGGTGTCCATGCGAGCTGAACTCATGCCATTTACTTTGACAATTATGCGTTCACCCATCGGATATTCCAGGCCATGCAGTTTGTCTCTGTAAGCAAATGATGTGTTGCAGTAAATTGGTAAAGTACATGAATGTAAAACATTACTTGGCATAAATCGCCGCTTCTGGATTATCGTAGACAACAACGGCTTCATTTGTCCGCGGTCCATCTGTAAATATGACAAATGTAAGACCTGTGATACATTATAAAGTTATCCGCTTACGTTCGCGCATGATTTGACAATAATCGAGACCGGGTATAATATCAAAGAGTCGCCATAACTGATCCTGGTTAACACAATTGCTGACCGTCACCTCGAGGCATGTGGGCTGTGGGACGGGGACGTTTTGCATGCGTAAGAATGCCGACATATCACTGTTGACCGATGCATTCCAATCGTTGTTGTAACTACCACCTCCGCCGCTACCGCCTCCATTACCACCGCCATTGTAATTGGAGCCGCCTCCACCACCGCTACCTCCTCCGCCACGGCCCGAACCATATATGGGACTATCATCAGCCAGACGCCCGTATTGGTCACGTTGTGTGCGCGAAGAACCCTTTGGCTCGGCAAAGACTGCCTTGTATTTAGCagaacaattttcaaatgctACTGCGGCATAATAGAATCTgaagaattttaatatttagtagTCTTAGCATAAGTTGAAATGCACAAATACTCACTTGGTAAAACGCACGTATCCAAAACCCTTTGGACTGCCATTATTCTTCTCCCGCACAATGGTCACATTCTCCACCTCACCCCATTGCACAAACTCATCACGTATGTCATCTTCGGTCGCTGTTTTTGGTATGACAATAAACAGTCGCACATACTTTTCCTGCTCGTTTTCAGATTTATTTGAACCTTGATTACGActgcaaatcaaacaaaagaaaatcacaTATCGAGTACAGTTGGTAATGCTAATTATTGCTGatctcaacagcagcagcagcagcggcaaaaaGTTGCCAGGTCATTACTTGTTTCACTTACTTTGCGGCAACCAGCACCTTGAGAGTTCTATCTGTTTTTCCAATCGTTTTGCCATTCATCTCTTCCTGCGCCTTAGCGGCATCGGAAGTCTTCGAAAACTTAACATATGCAATGCCTTTGTTCTCCTGTGTGTGTTTATCCTTAACCACCCAAATATCTTCTATCTCCCCGTACTTTGAGAACGCTTCGCGAAAATCTTCTTCGGTATGCGCTTtgttgcaaattataaatagccGCGACATCGGCGGATCATCATCATTCGAATAATCCTGGCCACCACGTCCGCCGCCGCGTGATTGTGAGCGATAATCCGacatatttcttattatttttttctgttttgcgaaataataattttctttctcACTGTCTCACTTccttctgttttatttttttcccgAGACGCAGAACACAAAATggcagaaataaaaaaatgcctactgtgtatatttgtgtatacCACACAGTGTGACCGCAGTTTATATTTCGAAATACGCTGTTTTCGTCTTTCACAATTGAAAGCTGGTAACATTTTTTAACAGTTCAACTTGTTTTTCGTAAAAGAAACTACGGCAGTCCCGATTTAAAATTTGagtaataattgcaaaataaaaaaataatataatattaccTCAAAAAAGCCCCTCTTGATTCCGTTCacaatatttgtttgtaataCGGGCTGGGATATTTACCAACACTGACCGCTTACAGGTTTGTTTATCTCAAAGTCAGGTAAACGCTCTGATGCTCTATCTGTCATACTCTACAACGTTCGCGCCAATTTATCCTACTACCTGTGCGAAAAGGCAACAGTTGCTAATAAAACACTAATGCCTGATCTAGCCTGCTTTAGTTACAATAGGTTCTTCCAAATGTCAACATTTCAAAGAGTCGCAATTATTTTCATAACAATGTCATATTACCACAACGTCCTTGGCGATATGAAGAAAATGTCGAAGAAGTCGCATGTTGAGGACTTTGAAGGCGTTACTGTATTATTTGAGGCTCTTACAACATCGCCAAACGACGACAACTGGCAAGTGTTTTCCTTTCCAAACAATGTCAAACACGCTGATAATATACCTCGGAATTGTACAGTCGTATATCTCAAGGAATGTACGTCCTGGAATAAATGCAGGCAAACTTGTTACAAGACGGGAGCAACGAGCTACAGGTGGTTTCATGACGGCTGTTGTGAATGTGTTGGTGGTTACTGTGCAAGCTATGGAATAAATGAGAGTCGATGCAGTCAATGCCCCGAACCAGGATGTGATGACGATTCAGACGAAGACGAACATGAATAACAACAATCAACTGTACAAATGTACTgataacaaatttatgaaaCGTTTTATCGATGCTCAGAAATAGTTTTGCTTCCAAATAATATTGTAACtgattgataaataaattttatttttaagatcaatttatatttttgctttatttcctaaaattaaattattttcctGATCATCTGCGCCGGAATGTGACCACAAAACCAATTTCCGAAAATGATTTAACGCCAATTGTAGACATACCAAAATGTACAAATCCCGATATTGTCACCTGTTGGTTCTACAAAACCGATTAATCCTTTTCGATAGTCAAATTTATCGCTAATTGCACATCACTAATTTCAACTCCACGTTGTTTTGGGATTGGTGCATTTTTTAAacaagtttaaaattaaaaaaataaaaataacaaatgggCCGTAAATTCCAAAAGAAAGGAAAGAAGGTCGAGCAGTTGGAGATTGTGCCGCTGGATGAAAATCCACCACTTCCATCACAACGACCATCTGATGAAGTGATTCCAAAAAAAGGTATGAAGCATCTATCTATTGCTAAGGAAATTAATAAATCCTCAACATTTCTCAACCTCTGCAGGAGAAATGGATCAACAAGCAGCGTGTATTGGTGTTTGCCGCACGTGGTATCAGCCACCGAGACAGACATTTAATGCGTGATATCAAAACATTGATGCCGCATCATCGTGCCGAATCCAAAATGGAGCGTGCCAAAACGTTGTCGGTCATCAATGAAATGTCTGAGATGAAGCACTGCAACAAGGCCATGTTGTTTGAGGGACGCCGTAAAAGAGATTTGTACATGTGGGTGGCGAATACTGCGGGTGCTACCGGACCATCGGCAAAATTTCTCATTGAGAATATTCACACAATGGCTGAGCTGAAATTGACCGGCAATTGCTTGAAGGGTTCGCGTCCGTTCCTATCGTTTGATGCTAAGTTTGACGAGTTGCCACATCTGAAACTGCTCAAAGAGTTGTTGGTGCAGACATTTTCGGTGCCTAACCATCATCCCAAGAGCCAGCCGTTTATTGATCATGTGTACACATTCACCTACCTGGATAATCGTATCTGGTTCCGTAATTTCCAAATCCTTTCCGAAGATGGTGGTCTCTCCGAGGTGGGACCCCGCTATGTCATGAATCCTGTAAAGATTTTTGATGGCTCATTTACGGGCAAAACCATTTGGGAGAATCCCGACTACGTGAGTCCATCGAAGCAGCGACAATTGTTGAAGAAGGCTGCCAAGGACAAATATGTTAATCGTGTTGAGCAAAAGGTGCAACACGAAGCAACGCGTCCCATGAATGCTTATGAGGGTCTGGACAATGAAGAGATCTTCGACGACGAGGACCCCATTGAGACAGCCAAACTGTTAGCACTGAAGGCCAAAAAGAAGGCACAGCAAACTAAAACACCGAAGGCGGCATTGACACAAAAGATTAAGGACAAACAGATGAAGGCCGTGCAGAAGGTGATTGAGCAAAGGAAGGCCAAGGTGAAACGTGAGAAAaaggtttaaatgttttattacgaataaatatacataaatacatatatataaaaaatggatacatttaataaatacagtTACAACTTCTTGTGCATTTGCCTCTGTTTcagtagtatatatatatcttgaTATTAGCAAACATTagattcttatttattatttcttttcattgcattttgtacgttgagttgagtttgttttgtttctttacaCGGAGGGTCCTTCACCTGACATCCATTGTAAGATGTGCGTTCGTTATGAGTTTCGTCTTGTTTCTGGAATATTATAAGGGAGAACTTCTTAAAGAATTTACTCGGCCATAGGATACACTTCGGCATCTGTGGGTGGCAGTCGTGTAATGCTGAATGGCTGCTTGTTAATGGGCATCATTTCGACCACCTGAATTGGTGGCTCTTCGCCCGGCTGCAGCGGTTCCTCGCCAACTAGCTTGGCCAGATTGCTCTGCGCCCAGCGACCGGCGCGTCCATTAATCGTCTTATCCTCGCAGACACACAGGAAGAGTGTATCGACGACCATCTCAAAGAGCGACAGCACAATGTGAGCAATAAAGAACGAGAAGATGATAATCAATATGACGGGCGCCATATAGAAGTTAAGGCCTGGCTTATCCTTCAGCATAACGATGCCAATCAAGCCGGAAAGTGCGGCCACAACAACCTTGCCCAAGAAGAGAATAAAGTCACCAATGCTGTTGATTGTTGCCACTTGCAAAGCATTGGTGGCCATGGCATTCCAAGCCTGAAATGTTGAAACgttttaaagaataataattactttataGTTTAAGACTTACGATGCCTGCGGCTGGGCAAAAGTTGATGGATTCAATGGCAACCACAGTGTAGGCATTATGATTAAGGAATCGTATAAACTTCTCAAGCAGCCAAAAGCCGCAAATGCAGCACTTCAAACAGCAGGCAGCGCATTCAGAGCCCTTATCCTCGCCCTTCTTCAAtctgcaaatgaaaacaagtatTTTAGTGAATATTAGAGTAATAAATAATGTGTTCGACACTTACTTGGCATAGAGATACGTCAAGATGAGGCGGGGAATTTTGAAAATGGTAATCACAAAAGAACCCTTGGCAACGGTGCCCAAATGATACTTAATCAGCTTGCCAATGGCATACCAAGTTGGTGTCGTTGTTGGCTTGCCAAAATACCAAAAGGCCACAGCAGCGGCCAAAGCAAACTGTTGGCAGGCAAATATAAACTCCACAGTCCAAATGAGACCCACAACATAGACCCAGAACATGCTACGCAAAGCACCGGCTTCCGCATACTCTATACGAGGAATAGCTattaaaagagagagagatgcggATTAGTAAAGGTTTCAAGTATTGTGTGAAAAGATTCtgctatatacaatataaGAGAGGCAACAAACATTCAGATCAATTGGTGTATATACATAAGAAGAGCTAGAGcttaaaaaacacaatttaaatgaTGTCATATATATCACTTACGTAGCCATTTGACcaatggtttttttttggttttcaacaaaataaaaatatcaaattagcattattacaataaaagtATTGCTACTATCTAATACTCCAACTACTCAAGTAACTTCGGAAATACTTTTGCGTTTGTTAACTTACTTCTTTGatcatttgctgctgctgtttggttGAGGAATTGCCCAGCAGTGGCGGGCAGCTGTTGAAATCCGGCATTGCCGTGGAAAGGTGCAAGCGGACTCTCATCCGGAGTGGTGGCTGTTACAAGGCAGATGACCACCATTACCCAAAAgcttaaaaatgcaattagcaCTATAAATGCCAAGAGTGGAGCTATTAACAGTCCAGGCAGATTCATCATGCAGACGCCCGCCTCCTCAAAAAGTGCCGACAAGCCggacaatttatttttcagaAAATATATGATGACCAACAGGATGATCTGCAAATACAGAATAGTTAATTATTGAACTGAATAAGCATTTTGTGTCTCTTTTTCATACCATAGTTATAGTGGCTATAACAGCCAAGGCAAAGACAGCATCTCGATTGCGCAAGAACTCCTCCAGTTGAGAGTATTGAACATTTGGCGACTTGTTGCGTATGCTGTAGTAAGCATACCACAATGCACCAGCCAAGCCAACGCTGGCAATGATGACGAGCACACAAATTATCCAGGAGACGAGGCGGGAAAGCCAATGCATCGTGATAACCAATACAATGGAAATGACTATAAAAAAGATTTGCGTTAACTCTGCCATTATTGACATAAGGTTTCAAGACATACGCAGGGAAATACCGCAGACTGCGGCTATAAGGTGCCAGGTGGAGTAAATATCGGAGAGAAACTGTTGAGCAACATCCCAGCTGTTGAGCACATTGACCACCTCATCAGCAGCCGTTTTGGGCACGCAACGATGCAGCACCGGCGAACTAAAGAAAGATAT of Drosophila nasuta strain 15112-1781.00 chromosome 3, ASM2355853v1, whole genome shotgun sequence contains these proteins:
- the LOC132789517 gene encoding general transcription factor IIE subunit 2 — protein: MDPALLREREAFKKRAMATPTVEKKTRTERAPPPPSRDDSQKKMRPPTAPKLDASTYKTMSGSSQYRFGVLAKIVKFMRTRHQDGDDHPLSIEEILDETNQLDIGQSVKNWLAGEALSNNPKIDVTPDGQKFSFKPVYKIKDGKTLMRLLKQHDLKGLGGILLEDVQESLPHCEKVLKNRAAEILFIVRPIDKKKILFYNDRTANFAVDDEFQKLWRSATVDAMDDAKIDEYLEKQGIRSMQDHGLKKPVPKRKKAANKKRQFKKPRDNEHLADVLETYEDNTLTQKGANPT
- the LOC132791347 gene encoding RNA-binding protein 45 isoform X2, translated to MSDYRSQSRGGGRGGQDYSNDDDPPMSRLFIICNKAHTEEDFREAFSKYGEIEDIWVVKDKHTQENKGIAYVKFSKTSDAAKAQEEMNGKTIGKTDRTLKVLVAANRNQGSNKSENEQEKYVRLFIVIPKTATEDDIRDEFVQWGEVENVTIVREKNNGSPKGFGYVRFTKFYYAAVAFENCSAKYKAVFAEPKGSSRTQRDQYGRLADDSPIYGSGRGGGGSGGGGGSNYNGGGNGGGSGGGGSYNNDWNASVNSDMSAFLRMQNVPVPQPTCLEVTVSNCVNQDQLWRLFDIIPGLDYCQIMREHGPRTNEAVVVYDNPEAAIYAKDKLHGLEYPMGERIIVKVNGMSSARMDTSFIDSELKKDAICNVPLPPTQPLASPDSQVAQRLFIVLSANLPHSILKNIFSCWKGLIDVYLLPNKNCGYVKYSERESAQKAITVLNGAEICGTKIKVMEAEERSGSDGDDSGRKRLRRN
- the LOC132791347 gene encoding RNA-binding protein 45 isoform X1, which codes for MSDYRSQSRGGGRGGQDYSNDDDPPMSRLFIICNKAHTEEDFREAFSKYGEIEDIWVVKDKHTQENKGIAYVKFSKTSDAAKAQEEMNGKTIGKTDRTLKVLVAANRNQGSNKSENEQEKYVRLFIVIPKTATEDDIRDEFVQWGEVENVTIVREKNNGSPKGFGYVRFTKFYYAAVAFENCSAKYKAVFAEPKGSSRTQRDQYGRLADDSPIYGSGRGGGGSGGGGGSNYNGGGNGGGSGGGGSYNNDWNASVNSDMSAFLRMQNVPVPQPTCLEVTVSNCVNQDQLWRLFDIIPGLDYCQIMREHGPRTNEAVVVYDNPEAAIYAKDKLHGLEYPMGERIIVKVNGMSSARMDTSFIDKRTKKGRYLQCTFATNTTTCISRFSSCSKAFYCALS
- the LOC132790694 gene encoding protein twisted gastrulation, with protein sequence MPDLACFSYNRFFQMSTFQRVAIIFITMSYYHNVLGDMKKMSKKSHVEDFEGVTVLFEALTTSPNDDNWQVFSFPNNVKHADNIPRNCTVVYLKECTSWNKCRQTCYKTGATSYRWFHDGCCECVGGYCASYGINESRCSQCPEPGCDDDSDEDEHE
- the LOC132790570 gene encoding ribosome biogenesis protein BRX1 homolog, producing the protein MGRKFQKKGKKVEQLEIVPLDENPPLPSQRPSDEVIPKKEKWINKQRVLVFAARGISHRDRHLMRDIKTLMPHHRAESKMERAKTLSVINEMSEMKHCNKAMLFEGRRKRDLYMWVANTAGATGPSAKFLIENIHTMAELKLTGNCLKGSRPFLSFDAKFDELPHLKLLKELLVQTFSVPNHHPKSQPFIDHVYTFTYLDNRIWFRNFQILSEDGGLSEVGPRYVMNPVKIFDGSFTGKTIWENPDYVSPSKQRQLLKKAAKDKYVNRVEQKVQHEATRPMNAYEGLDNEEIFDDEDPIETAKLLALKAKKKAQQTKTPKAALTQKIKDKQMKAVQKVIEQRKAKVKREKKV
- the LOC132790569 gene encoding choline transporter-like 1: MGCAESKDGEGEAQNNRNRPKYRSCTDVFWLVLYILFWLFLIVIAIFSFVFGNPLRLINGYDSFGNTCGVKHNERFQNFPLSGRNTLDTPELFYFSVKELKQSLKICVKTCPKRTLNEPSELFSYFTETGTQLCKYDYNMAQVERLSKGDKTFNILGPCPTLPVLESSPVLHRCVPKTAADEVVNVLNSWDVAQQFLSDIYSTWHLIAAVCGISLLISIVLVITMHWLSRLVSWIICVLVIIASVGLAGALWYAYYSIRNKSPNVQYSQLEEFLRNRDAVFALAVIATITMIILLVIIYFLKNKLSGLSALFEEAGVCMMNLPGLLIAPLLAFIVLIAFLSFWVMVVICLVTATTPDESPLAPFHGNAGFQQLPATAGQFLNQTAAANDQRTIPRIEYAEAGALRSMFWVYVVGLIWTVEFIFACQQFALAAAVAFWYFGKPTTTPTWYAIGKLIKYHLGTVAKGSFVITIFKIPRLILTYLYAKLKKGEDKGSECAACCLKCCICGFWLLEKFIRFLNHNAYTVVAIESINFCPAAGIAWNAMATNALQVATINSIGDFILFLGKVVVAALSGLIGIVMLKDKPGLNFYMAPVILIIIFSFFIAHIVLSLFEMVVDTLFLCVCEDKTINGRAGRWAQSNLAKLVGEEPLQPGEEPPIQVVEMMPINKQPFSITRLPPTDAEVYPMAE